The following coding sequences lie in one Mycobacterium sp. Z3061 genomic window:
- a CDS encoding TetR/AcrR family transcriptional regulator — protein sequence MSQPRRGRPRSAAAHEAILAATRSLLVDVGYAGVSMDKVAAVAGVGTQTVYRRWPSKAPLVAEAVMQQYPPADFTLPDTGDCVDDLRTWMREYAARTAAPENVALIRALAAAAAEDLDDRDSLYRQLTGRVHHAVQDRLTKGIALGQIQASADIEAVADALIGAILYRILSATTPVSETLDRYDGLIDTLTSGLAPR from the coding sequence GTGAGCCAACCCCGCCGAGGGCGACCGCGAAGTGCCGCTGCGCACGAGGCGATTCTGGCGGCGACACGCTCACTGCTTGTTGATGTCGGCTACGCCGGGGTCTCGATGGACAAGGTCGCCGCAGTAGCTGGGGTCGGCACACAGACGGTGTATCGGCGCTGGCCGTCAAAGGCGCCCCTGGTGGCCGAAGCCGTCATGCAGCAATACCCGCCCGCCGACTTCACACTTCCCGACACCGGCGATTGCGTCGATGACCTACGAACCTGGATGCGCGAATACGCGGCGCGCACGGCAGCACCGGAAAATGTCGCACTTATCCGGGCACTCGCCGCGGCGGCTGCCGAAGACCTCGACGATCGAGACAGCCTCTACCGGCAACTCACCGGTCGCGTTCACCACGCGGTGCAGGACCGGTTAACAAAAGGGATAGCTCTCGGTCAGATTCAGGCAAGCGCCGACATCGAGGCTGTGGCCGACGCGCTGATCGGAGCGATCCTGTATCGGATACTCAGTGCGACAACGCCCGTGAGCGAAACGCTCGATCGCTACGACGGGCTGATCGACACGCTGACAAGTGGACTCGCTCCCCGCTGA
- the hxsA2 gene encoding His-Xaa-Ser repeat protein HxsA2 gives MRERPKILSLASALAALAAPVVTPPAADTASSDDAQIANKTDRKERRDKKVVLQAASELMSFTVHQTSDGILFPQHGSHVSHSSHSSHVSGGAPGAPYVPDVPYVPGTPYVPGAPGVPYVPYPPYGPTTTPPSTTKSSPAPMNPSDVARLACARASSGFGVNQIATELERLYGLSEQEAVSIANQALAAVHGGGHYCDGYPH, from the coding sequence ATGCGTGAACGACCAAAGATCTTGAGCCTTGCTTCGGCGCTCGCTGCCCTCGCCGCGCCGGTAGTCACTCCACCAGCCGCGGATACGGCAAGCTCGGATGATGCCCAGATCGCTAATAAAACGGATCGGAAGGAGCGAAGAGATAAGAAAGTCGTCCTGCAAGCGGCCTCGGAGCTAATGAGCTTCACCGTGCACCAAACCAGCGACGGCATATTGTTCCCTCAGCACGGATCTCACGTATCCCATTCGTCGCACTCGTCGCATGTGTCCGGCGGCGCCCCAGGCGCGCCGTACGTGCCGGATGTCCCATACGTGCCAGGCACGCCATATGTCCCTGGTGCTCCTGGTGTGCCATACGTACCGTATCCGCCCTACGGGCCTACCACCACGCCGCCGTCGACGACCAAAAGCTCGCCGGCGCCAATGAATCCGTCTGATGTAGCCCGCCTCGCGTGTGCGCGGGCGAGCAGCGGGTTCGGAGTGAATCAAATCGCAACCGAACTCGAGCGACTCTACGGGCTCTCGGAGCAAGAGGCCGTAAGCATCGCGAATCAAGCTTTAGCCGCTGTGCATGGAGGTGGACATTACTGTGACGGCTACCCTCATTGA
- a CDS encoding alpha/beta fold hydrolase produces the protein MTEGVRGPVSAQAEAGEIAPLDVNGSGVLPPVDARVRRLFWFLERFAPFLGSRWAVELWCTPPVLESALRMPPGVSPGRPVEAYWDGHRVAGEEWGEGPPVYLVHGWGGQRAHLAIFVKPLVEAGYRVVAFDLPSHNESDPGELAPGRTTATECADAIAAMIETHGPAHAVVAHSLGANATALAAAQGAPVGRLVLLAPMGDFPLYLDWFAARHNFGRRIRAGLHRRLEKRIDMPLQETNMTRIGRRANYPPLLLIHDPDDPDSPYAASERLAAAWQGAQFMTTQGLGRLAHYRILRHRPAIRAGVEFIGPSS, from the coding sequence ATGACTGAAGGAGTTCGTGGACCGGTGTCGGCACAAGCGGAGGCCGGCGAGATTGCCCCGCTCGATGTCAACGGCTCCGGAGTCCTTCCGCCGGTCGATGCCAGAGTGCGCCGACTTTTCTGGTTCCTCGAGCGCTTCGCGCCCTTTTTGGGATCACGGTGGGCGGTCGAGTTATGGTGCACGCCACCGGTTCTAGAGTCGGCTCTGCGCATGCCACCGGGGGTGTCCCCGGGCAGGCCGGTAGAAGCGTATTGGGATGGGCATCGGGTCGCTGGTGAGGAATGGGGCGAGGGACCGCCGGTATATCTGGTACATGGTTGGGGCGGCCAGCGCGCGCATCTGGCCATCTTCGTCAAACCGCTGGTCGAGGCGGGGTATCGAGTCGTCGCGTTCGACCTGCCCAGCCACAACGAGTCTGATCCAGGTGAGCTTGCGCCCGGGCGTACTACCGCCACTGAGTGCGCCGACGCGATTGCGGCCATGATCGAGACCCACGGGCCCGCCCACGCGGTAGTAGCTCACTCACTCGGAGCGAACGCGACCGCGTTGGCGGCGGCGCAGGGCGCACCCGTAGGGCGCTTGGTCCTACTGGCGCCCATGGGCGATTTTCCTCTCTATCTCGACTGGTTCGCCGCACGCCATAACTTCGGTCGACGGATCCGCGCGGGCCTGCACCGTCGTCTGGAAAAACGAATCGATATGCCGCTGCAAGAGACGAACATGACGCGGATCGGTCGGCGAGCCAACTACCCGCCTTTGCTTCTCATTCACGACCCCGACGACCCGGACAGCCCCTATGCCGCCAGCGAGCGCCTGGCCGCCGCGTGGCAAGGCGCACAATTCATGACCACACAAGGGCTCGGCCGCTTGGCGCATTACCGAATCCTGCGCCACCGCCCAGCTATTCGCGCCGGGGTGGAATTCATCGGTCCAAGCAGCTGA
- a CDS encoding PE family protein produces MSFVSVAPELIDSAAGDLASVGTTLQAARAAASGSTTAVLAAGADEVSAAISQLFGAYGLQYQTLSAQAALFHEQFVRALTSGAGAYATAEAANAAAVADPLTTLVGQVQATGLFNYDPVKMLTGRPLFGNGADGAALTGQRGGDGGWLIGNGGNGGSGGTGQAGGAGGSAGLWGHGGDGGAGGKGLLLFGGSGGSGGAGGANGLLGGGAPGAGGAGGGGGVNIFNGPGGHGGNGGAGGANRQLFSLFGGAGGAGGAGGSGGGGDAGVNNAAPGGAGGNGYQGGAGGNGGAGGANLALVGGTGGVGGLGGNGGVGGHGGSGGNGGPIAGAGGIGGDGGAAGAGGAGGAGVSPGGGYYGQAGNGGAGGTGGTGGIGGTGGSNDGSFAQDYAGQGGQGGHGGAGGAGGNTSGSGVNGTGGGGGKGGTGGLGGTAKNDAASLIAAVAGGGEMVGVPAGAAARPAAAALSPAATGSAASAEPAAPVAPPPPKPAATSSPKQLAAWVAAVAPAHPAAGQARAAAVAPAAPRYCKQPAPEAGAEAEAPLMPAAPQEPAAPEVPRPTPPYSLPGVRPGTAASAPAAAVGAAASRPLGSPSPGVPA; encoded by the coding sequence ATGTCGTTTGTGAGCGTGGCACCGGAGCTAATCGATTCGGCTGCAGGAGATTTGGCCAGCGTCGGGACGACGCTTCAGGCCGCCAGGGCGGCGGCGTCGGGCTCGACGACGGCGGTGCTGGCAGCGGGTGCGGACGAGGTTTCGGCTGCGATATCTCAGTTGTTCGGCGCCTACGGCCTGCAGTACCAGACGCTCAGCGCGCAGGCGGCGCTGTTTCACGAGCAATTCGTCCGGGCCTTGACGTCGGGGGCTGGGGCATACGCGACCGCGGAGGCGGCCAATGCGGCAGCGGTCGCGGACCCGCTGACGACCCTGGTCGGTCAAGTCCAGGCCACGGGGTTGTTCAACTACGACCCGGTCAAGATGTTGACGGGCCGCCCGCTGTTCGGCAACGGAGCCGATGGGGCCGCGCTGACCGGACAGCGGGGCGGCGACGGCGGGTGGCTGATCGGCAACGGCGGCAACGGGGGCTCCGGCGGAACCGGGCAGGCCGGTGGCGCCGGCGGATCGGCGGGCTTGTGGGGCCACGGCGGTGACGGCGGGGCCGGCGGAAAGGGCCTGCTGCTGTTCGGTGGCTCCGGCGGAAGCGGCGGTGCCGGAGGGGCCAACGGGCTGCTCGGCGGCGGGGCGCCGGGGGCTGGCGGGGCGGGCGGAGGCGGTGGGGTGAACATCTTCAACGGACCTGGGGGCCATGGCGGAAATGGCGGCGCCGGCGGGGCCAACCGGCAGTTGTTCTCCCTGTTCGGCGGTGCCGGCGGTGCCGGAGGCGCGGGTGGCAGCGGCGGCGGCGGCGATGCCGGCGTCAACAACGCCGCGCCCGGGGGCGCCGGCGGGAACGGCTATCAGGGTGGAGCGGGCGGTAACGGCGGTGCCGGCGGTGCGAATCTGGCGCTAGTTGGCGGCACCGGCGGGGTGGGCGGTCTCGGCGGCAACGGCGGCGTGGGCGGCCACGGCGGCAGCGGCGGAAACGGCGGACCAATTGCCGGAGCCGGGGGAATCGGCGGCGATGGCGGTGCCGCCGGCGCTGGCGGGGCCGGCGGCGCCGGGGTCTCGCCCGGAGGAGGGTATTACGGGCAGGCCGGCAACGGCGGCGCGGGCGGCACCGGTGGGACCGGGGGTATTGGCGGCACCGGCGGCTCGAACGACGGCTCCTTTGCTCAGGATTACGCCGGCCAGGGTGGCCAGGGCGGCCACGGTGGCGCCGGCGGGGCCGGCGGTAACACCAGCGGCAGCGGAGTCAACGGCACCGGCGGCGGCGGGGGTAAGGGCGGCACCGGCGGTCTGGGCGGTACTGCCAAGAACGACGCAGCCAGCCTCATTGCGGCCGTGGCCGGCGGCGGGGAGATGGTGGGGGTGCCGGCGGGAGCGGCGGCCAGGCCGGCAGCGGCGGCGCTTTCGCCGGCGGCGACGGGATCGGCGGCATCGGCGGAACCGGCGGCTCCGGTGGCACCGCCACCACCGAAACCGGCGGCAACGTCGTCGCCAAAGCAGTTGGCGGCCTGGGTGGCGGCGGTGGCGCCGGCGCACCCGGCGGCGGGTCAGGCACGGGCGGCGGCGGTGGCGCCGGCGGCACCGCGGTATTGCAAGCAGCCGGCGCCGGAGGCGGGGGCGGAGGCGGAGGCGCCGCTTATGCCGGCGGCACCGCAGGAGCCGGCGGCACCGGAGGTTCCGCGTCCTACGCCGCCATATTCGCTGCCGGGGGTGCGGCCGGGAACGGCGGCATCGGCACCGGCGGCGGCGGTGGGGGCGGCGGCCTCGAGACCCTTGGGTTCCCCTTCACCGGGGGTGCCGGCATAG
- the hxsC gene encoding His-Xaa-Ser system radical SAM maturase HxsC — translation MGIVKPLVLAGVSSTADLADLSAKQQCWRLRSPVSYPVGVRDAALIADHTDWERAHARNFRLAVGRDARPDGMSLSYVRVPAGFAELCEGDVLAIHPRSGRLRVLYRRSSRHNFFLVTERCNNFCLMCSQPPRKVDDGWLVDLIAQALPLVDPATRALTFTGGEPLREWRRFLGLLELTRDLLPDTAIHVLTNGRAFATPEVTDAWAAVDHPKLSAGIPIYAAVDSIHDYVVQSKGAFDETVLGVLRLKDHGQRVEIRIVLHAVTAPRLRETCSWIARNLPFVDHVALMGMEHTGFAIANDDKLWIDPVDYQEPLKAGVDVLSTAGVNVSIYNLPLCVLDPDVRPFSVQSISDWKNAYVEECGGCSARGKCAGFFSSGRPKISRGVAAI, via the coding sequence ATGGGCATCGTGAAACCTCTTGTGCTCGCGGGAGTTTCGTCGACCGCCGACCTCGCCGACTTGAGTGCAAAGCAACAGTGTTGGCGGCTTCGCTCGCCGGTCAGCTATCCAGTGGGTGTTCGCGATGCCGCGTTGATCGCAGACCATACCGACTGGGAGCGGGCGCACGCCCGTAATTTCAGGCTCGCAGTCGGTCGCGATGCCCGTCCCGACGGCATGTCGTTGAGCTATGTACGTGTGCCTGCAGGCTTCGCCGAGCTCTGCGAGGGCGACGTCCTTGCGATCCATCCACGCTCCGGTCGCTTGCGGGTGCTCTACCGTCGCTCATCGAGGCACAATTTTTTCCTAGTTACGGAACGCTGCAACAACTTCTGCTTGATGTGTTCGCAACCGCCGAGGAAGGTCGACGACGGTTGGTTAGTCGACCTAATTGCGCAAGCTCTTCCGTTAGTCGATCCAGCGACGCGCGCGCTCACGTTCACCGGTGGCGAACCTCTTAGGGAATGGCGTCGCTTCCTAGGGCTACTCGAGCTGACACGTGATTTGCTTCCGGACACCGCGATTCACGTTCTCACCAATGGTCGTGCCTTTGCTACTCCGGAAGTCACAGACGCTTGGGCGGCAGTTGACCATCCGAAGCTTTCTGCAGGCATACCAATCTATGCGGCCGTCGATAGCATCCATGACTACGTCGTTCAGTCGAAAGGGGCGTTCGACGAGACAGTCCTCGGCGTGCTTCGACTCAAGGACCACGGTCAACGAGTCGAAATCCGTATCGTGCTTCACGCCGTCACTGCGCCACGGCTACGCGAGACATGCTCGTGGATCGCACGGAATCTGCCGTTCGTGGATCACGTCGCCCTGATGGGTATGGAGCACACCGGCTTTGCGATCGCCAACGACGACAAATTGTGGATCGACCCAGTCGACTACCAGGAGCCATTGAAGGCTGGCGTCGACGTGCTCTCGACGGCTGGGGTGAATGTCTCGATCTACAACCTGCCGCTCTGTGTTCTCGACCCTGATGTCCGGCCTTTCTCGGTGCAGTCGA
- a CDS encoding cytochrome P450, which yields MHGAAENARLLGRAVRMNLAAAIRTRRRGYDGWTGAVNTDYDPQDPVTAAQPFDAYRALHRGGRVHYNPKRATFIISRLDDVRAALRDTDQVTSTQGVTRLRMSAPLAVLTDGEEHTRLRKQVQPGFSKGAMNSWQAIIEKLAEELVAGVVNNPGCDVVQQLAIPMPIRLIARILGVPDNDVSDFRRWSERAVGVMDVTSTLSGLTGAARSITAMAALQRYFVKQFFAGALKGSDTVLGRLLAHNTDGSLTDRQLLLITIHLLIAGNETTTNLLGGMFDTLAHHPDQYEMIRAQPDLIPLAIEEQLRITTPIQNLYRYTRADYQIGDITIPNGSRVLLSFGAANRDPTVFEEPDQYRADRNPRSHVAFGYGAHMCLGAPLARMEAHAVLRQLVEHVSRIEPMGPTTWSTHSSLRGPTRLPIRLAAG from the coding sequence ATGCACGGAGCCGCAGAAAACGCCAGACTGCTTGGCCGCGCCGTCCGAATGAACCTGGCCGCCGCCATCCGGACGCGCCGACGTGGCTACGACGGGTGGACGGGCGCGGTCAACACCGACTACGACCCGCAAGACCCGGTCACCGCCGCTCAGCCATTTGACGCCTACCGGGCGCTGCACCGCGGTGGACGCGTGCACTACAACCCCAAGCGCGCCACCTTCATCATCAGCCGGCTCGATGACGTGCGCGCCGCGCTGCGCGACACCGATCAGGTCACCAGCACTCAAGGGGTCACCCGACTGAGAATGTCCGCACCTCTGGCCGTGCTCACCGACGGTGAAGAGCACACCCGCCTGCGCAAGCAGGTTCAGCCTGGATTCAGCAAGGGGGCCATGAACTCCTGGCAGGCGATTATCGAGAAGCTGGCCGAAGAACTCGTCGCGGGTGTGGTGAACAACCCCGGATGCGACGTGGTGCAGCAGTTGGCGATACCAATGCCGATACGCCTGATCGCACGGATCCTCGGCGTGCCCGACAACGACGTCAGCGACTTCCGTCGATGGTCGGAACGCGCCGTCGGAGTCATGGACGTGACTTCGACGCTGTCCGGACTGACTGGTGCCGCGCGGTCAATCACAGCAATGGCAGCGTTGCAGCGCTATTTCGTCAAGCAATTCTTCGCAGGGGCCCTTAAAGGCTCGGATACCGTGCTGGGCCGGCTCTTGGCGCACAACACCGATGGCAGCCTCACGGACCGCCAACTGCTGCTCATCACGATCCATCTACTCATCGCCGGAAACGAAACGACCACCAACCTCCTCGGTGGCATGTTCGACACCCTGGCCCATCATCCCGATCAATACGAAATGATCCGTGCGCAGCCCGATCTCATCCCGCTGGCCATCGAAGAACAACTCCGCATCACGACCCCCATCCAGAACCTCTACCGCTATACCCGCGCCGACTATCAAATCGGTGACATCACCATTCCCAACGGCTCACGCGTCCTGCTGTCGTTCGGAGCGGCCAACCGCGATCCAACGGTCTTCGAGGAACCCGACCAGTACCGTGCCGACCGCAACCCGCGCTCTCACGTTGCCTTCGGCTACGGCGCCCACATGTGTCTGGGCGCACCACTGGCGCGCATGGAAGCGCATGCGGTGCTACGACAACTCGTCGAACACGTCAGCCGGATCGAACCCATGGGCCCCACGACCTGGTCTACCCACAGCTCGCTACGCGGCCCGACTCGACTACCCATCCGGCTGGCCGCAGGGTGA
- a CDS encoding 3'-5' exonuclease has product MVDVETTGLYRSDRIVEIAIVTMDSTGNVIDEFDTLVNPLRDPGPTWIHGVTASMLAEAPTFEDIADHIAARIHGTVVVAHNLRFDARMIDQEFSRTDVQIDWGAGLDTLQVTGCKLGVACAEYGIRQQGSHRALFDARATGQLLFAIWESFTRTCLPVAVSPLHHAPAKRILTRDGFAHVSIDVPYLASLARGVHADSDVAAYVNLLDRAVADLQLTATERTELATLAAELGLNNRYRERAHREFLNGLIDAALEDSIVTDDELDQLCRVAALLDLDAETVTRRTNPYRLTDDTITLEPGLQVCFSGAALDELGNPIDREAVLEPEARCRGLIPKDSFTKACGLVIAADIASQSSKVKAARRYGTPVAALADYRWALASGQALPVTRLVTVGIAQVCGRCGDSWMAARRATKPVCPRCRGAARTTAGNTRRSSQQSNVPTNNSGPPAVETLVCTICMGTWERARTRGRPPKRCPTCAESKEEARA; this is encoded by the coding sequence GTGGTCGATGTAGAGACCACTGGGCTGTATCGGAGCGATCGGATCGTCGAGATAGCGATCGTGACAATGGATTCCACCGGCAATGTTATCGACGAATTCGACACCCTGGTCAACCCACTGCGTGATCCGGGACCGACGTGGATACACGGTGTCACCGCATCGATGCTCGCTGAAGCGCCGACCTTTGAGGACATCGCCGATCATATCGCCGCCCGCATACATGGCACCGTTGTCGTCGCTCACAATCTTCGCTTCGATGCTCGAATGATCGACCAAGAATTTAGTCGGACCGATGTGCAAATCGATTGGGGCGCCGGCTTGGACACCCTGCAAGTCACCGGATGCAAGTTGGGCGTAGCGTGCGCTGAATATGGCATCCGCCAGCAGGGCTCGCACCGCGCACTGTTTGATGCCAGGGCCACCGGGCAACTGCTATTTGCGATCTGGGAATCGTTCACTCGCACCTGCCTTCCGGTCGCGGTCTCTCCCCTGCATCACGCACCCGCTAAGCGCATATTGACGAGGGACGGATTCGCGCACGTTTCTATTGATGTCCCATATCTCGCGAGCCTGGCTCGCGGGGTTCATGCCGATTCCGACGTAGCCGCCTACGTCAACTTGCTAGATCGAGCTGTCGCAGACCTACAGCTCACGGCAACAGAACGAACTGAATTGGCTACTTTGGCAGCCGAACTCGGTCTGAACAACCGGTATCGAGAACGCGCACATCGCGAGTTCCTCAATGGGCTCATAGATGCCGCGCTCGAAGACTCCATCGTCACCGACGACGAACTCGACCAACTATGCCGAGTGGCAGCGCTACTCGACTTAGATGCCGAGACGGTCACGCGGCGGACCAACCCCTACCGCCTCACCGACGACACCATCACCCTAGAACCCGGGTTGCAGGTCTGCTTCAGTGGCGCGGCCCTAGACGAACTCGGTAACCCTATCGATCGAGAGGCCGTCCTTGAGCCCGAAGCCCGTTGCCGCGGACTGATCCCCAAAGACTCTTTCACCAAAGCCTGCGGGCTTGTTATCGCCGCCGACATTGCATCGCAATCGTCAAAGGTCAAGGCAGCGCGCCGATATGGTACGCCCGTCGCTGCCCTCGCGGACTACCGCTGGGCGCTAGCTTCGGGCCAAGCTCTGCCCGTTACTCGGCTGGTCACCGTTGGTATTGCGCAGGTTTGCGGCAGATGCGGTGATTCCTGGATGGCCGCACGTCGTGCTACCAAGCCAGTCTGCCCCAGATGCCGCGGCGCTGCGCGGACCACTGCGGGCAATACGAGAAGGTCTTCACAGCAATCGAACGTGCCCACAAACAACAGCGGGCCGCCAGCGGTCGAAACGCTGGTCTGCACCATATGCATGGGCACCTGGGAGCGTGCCCGTACCCGCGGACGCCCACCAAAGCGATGCCCGACATGTGCTGAGAGTAAAGAAGAGGCGCGTGCATGA
- the hxsB gene encoding His-Xaa-Ser system radical SAM maturase HxsB has protein sequence MGHFTSPDSFRPDTNALQLLPIRFERLDAERFLVGNMVGDMAEMTASELDRLCALDLTPGDGLYERAFEKLFVGSVDQRAQQQILALRLRSRLSFLRAATPLHLFVVTLRCEHSCPYCQVSRQSRDRVRYDMDRETASRALDIALSAPAPLIKIEFQGGEPLLNFELIRWIVVTAKQRAATGGKQLQFVIATNLALLSDEVLDFCAEHGVLFSTSLDGPRDLHNKNRPRRGQNSHELAVAGIARIKERLGPDKVCALMTTTKASLDQVNRIVDEYIRLGLDGIFLRPLSPYGFAIKTKQFHKYGAQDWLQFWKNGLRYILEINKSGRRFPEFYSALILRRMLSDEPIGYVDLRSPAGIGLGALVYNYEGTVFASDEARMLAEMGDRSFELGNVREHTYRDLVLSDTLVSAVANSLTQTAPQCSTCVFEPHCGADPVYHHATQNDVLGIKPLSEFCERQKGVITHLFELLEHSPEDAAILRRWAS, from the coding sequence ATGGGCCATTTCACCTCACCTGACTCCTTCCGCCCCGATACGAATGCGCTTCAACTCTTGCCTATCCGCTTCGAACGGCTTGACGCGGAGCGATTCCTTGTCGGGAACATGGTAGGCGACATGGCTGAGATGACCGCTTCCGAGCTAGACCGCCTTTGCGCGCTCGATCTCACGCCCGGTGACGGACTCTATGAGCGCGCCTTCGAAAAGCTTTTTGTTGGGTCGGTTGATCAGCGCGCACAGCAGCAGATCTTGGCGCTTCGTTTGCGTAGCCGGCTGAGCTTCCTGCGAGCGGCCACTCCGCTCCACTTGTTCGTGGTCACTCTCCGATGCGAACACTCGTGCCCGTATTGCCAGGTCTCCCGACAAAGCAGGGACCGTGTCCGCTACGACATGGACCGGGAGACGGCGTCGCGGGCGCTGGATATTGCTCTATCTGCACCTGCTCCGCTTATCAAGATTGAATTTCAAGGAGGTGAGCCGCTGCTCAACTTCGAACTGATCCGATGGATTGTGGTGACTGCAAAGCAGCGGGCGGCCACCGGCGGAAAGCAGCTCCAGTTCGTGATCGCTACGAACCTCGCCTTGCTAAGTGACGAAGTGCTCGATTTCTGCGCTGAACATGGCGTTCTGTTCAGTACTTCGCTAGACGGCCCCCGAGATCTACACAACAAGAATAGACCGCGCCGCGGCCAAAACAGTCACGAACTCGCGGTCGCGGGCATTGCACGCATTAAAGAACGCCTCGGCCCAGATAAGGTCTGCGCATTGATGACAACCACTAAGGCGAGCCTTGATCAAGTCAACCGAATTGTCGACGAGTACATTAGGCTGGGGCTTGACGGCATCTTTCTTCGCCCACTCTCTCCCTATGGGTTTGCTATCAAAACCAAGCAATTCCATAAGTACGGCGCGCAGGACTGGTTGCAATTCTGGAAGAATGGTCTTCGCTATATCTTGGAGATCAACAAGTCTGGGCGGCGCTTCCCCGAATTCTATTCGGCGCTGATCCTTCGACGAATGCTCAGTGACGAGCCCATCGGTTACGTCGACCTGAGAAGCCCGGCGGGAATTGGACTAGGGGCGCTTGTCTACAACTACGAGGGCACCGTGTTCGCGTCTGACGAGGCCCGGATGCTAGCGGAAATGGGCGACCGCAGCTTCGAACTCGGTAACGTGCGCGAGCACACCTACCGAGATCTCGTGCTCTCTGACACATTGGTCTCGGCGGTCGCAAATTCGTTGACCCAAACGGCGCCGCAGTGCTCGACGTGTGTATTCGAGCCCCACTGCGGCGCAGACCCCGTGTATCACCATGCAACCCAGAATGACGTATTGGGCATTAAGCCTCTTTCCGAGTTCTGCGAGCGACAAAAAGGTGTCATCACGCACCTGTTTGAGCTTCTGGAACATTCTCCCGAGGATGCCGCCATTCTCCGGAGATGGGCATCGTGA